The DNA sequence GATCTAGTAGCTTGCCTTTAGTTACTGTCAGTGTGGGGTTGGGGGCAGTTGTTCTATTTGAGATTTACTAGCCAAACTAGGTGGAACCCAAGAGCCTGTACCGATTTGGAGCATGGTATTGCAGTATGGCAAGGATCAagctaacataaaagcaaaatactgcagatgctggaattcctgaaataaaaacaaagtgctggaaatactcagcaggtcaggcagcatctgtggggagagaaggggaaggatCAAACTATGCCAGAAGTAATGCAACTGTCAAGATTTACCCATCTAGCAGCATTCTAGTTGAGAACAAGTAACTCTTCTAGTGTATCTAGGTGTGTGACCTGTTGCTTGTGGTAAACTAGAAGCTAACCTAAATTAAAGATTGTCCTTTTCCCAGAGTATTTCTAGCCATTGGTCGTTTTGTGGAGTTGTCCCTTTTAACAGTTAAATTCTAAGATAATATGACTACCTGTTGATTCAACATTAAATGATGTTGCTGTCCACAAGCTAGTTTTGTCCAGATTGTGAATTGGAGTGGCATGATTTGACGTTTTGTAGGTGATCTCGAGAAAGGAAAATTTAATTTGTGCTCTTCAGACTGGCCAGTCTTTCATAACCTGTAGGCTTATAGATCAGGTTCCTGGAAAGGTGAGAAATTGTCCATTGAATTTTGTTCATTTCCAAGGCCAGATATTTGTAATCACTTGTGCATATACAAGGAGGTGTTTGTCTTCAAATCATGATTTTGTGTTCTGCAATTCCTGTATTTCTTGCACAATTTCTCTCTAGCAACATCAGTGGAATCTTTAGTGTGAAGAATGTTCCTGTCTCATTTTGCAGAGTTGATTTCTTATGCCTCAGGTATCCAAAACAACTGAGTGGTTCTTTGCACATCATCCATTTATTTAGAATGAGCTTCTACCATCGTGCAAATGACTTAATTTTCTATCAGACAACTGCAGTCCTCTTCAAGAAAGCAGAGATCTTCCATCACTAATGGACTAAAAATAACCAGGAGCTTACGTAAACTACTTGCTATGGAAACAGTAGCCACATGGGTGTTTGTTGCTGTTTTGCAGGTTCAAACCTTGTACTACTCTGCTGATCACAAACTGCTTGATGGGAACGTACTAGATGGACAGGCTGAAGTGTTTGGCATTGATGATGACCACATTCAGTTTGTACAGGTACTGAATATTAAAGGGTGTACATATAAAAATTAGTTGGGATGGTGCAATCAATTCCCACTAATTAGACTAGcgcagaattttttttttgcttgtagaGCAATTGCAGTGCATTGGAAGTTTTTGAGCTGTTTGTCTTGCATGGTGTATGTTAAGCTACATGAGATTTAATGACTGGGATGAGATACAACGCAGATGTGCAGTCAGATGCATCATAGAATTGCTGTATTTTGAGGATTTCTCACCCTGGCCATGCATCCTTCAATAGCAGAGAAGGGGCAAGTAACCTGTTGAGCTTTGGCTAGAGCTACTCTTAACATTACTTCTAGAATTGTCTGAACTGTATATTGAGTAATTTCCTTCTGCTTTTGGAGAGCTGCTAAGCCTTCACCAGCTGGCACCACCCTGGAAAGCATGATTTGCAGGGTCCAAGTGAGACATGAATCTTTTTGTGCATGGAGTTCCAATGGAGATTAGTATATAAACTGCATATAGGGCTATTTAGCCACATGCTAGCGTCAACTGGCCAGTGTTTGCCTGCCTCTTGTATCGAGATTTGGGGTGCTTAGTTCTGGTACTTCTGATTTTAGCACCTTCACATTTGTCTGCTTAACATGTATTGGCAAACTTGATTAGTTTGTAGCCCATTCATACTGTGTTTTGAGTGAAGTGACTAGGAAGTTATTTTGGAAGGTGGGAGTTAATTAGCGGTCAGATTTCTTGTGTAGGCTGACAGTAACTTGTGCATCAAGTAGGGTTATAGTGAAGGTAGACGGTGAATGCAGGTGCAGCCTAGCTAGGTTTTCTAGCTGCCCGTTTGATTTTTGCAGAAGAAATCTCCGCGGGAGAACAGCTACCGGCAGATGCACAGCAGCTCTTCTGGGAATCTGTGTACTCAAATGCATACAAACAAAGATGAGTGGAAAATCATTGCTTCAGAGAAAACATCATGTAAGTTGTACAACTACAAGAATATTAAATTGGAAGGTTTTTTTTTGCTCTGCAAGTACACAGTTCTACTAATTTCTTGGAATGGGTTATACATTTAGCATGGGAGGAAAAAAAATGGGAATtttatctctttcccccccccccaacccctatccaacctttccttttATGAGCAAGGCTTGATCCACCATATTGGAGGTGTGGCTAGGGTTGCATTGGTTTACATATGAATACCTGCCTACTTGCTAATGAGTCAACTGCTTTGCTCTTCAGGCACTACATATCTGTGCTTGGCTGTTCTAAATGGTGTGCTGTGTGTCATCTTCCTTCATGGCCGCAACAGTCCCCACAGTTCACCCGTCAGCACTCCGTGCCTAATCAAGAGTATAAGTTTTGAGGTTCAGGCTGAAGATGATGACGACAAACTCCTGCCCCCCATGCAGTATGCCCGCTCGGGTTTAGGAGCAGCAGAGCTGAATGGCAAACTCATTGTTGCTGGTGAGTCCAAATTAAATAAGTATTCAGCAAAAGAATCTTTTTTTTTGTATATATCTTTGGGTTTTTCCCCAGTTTTCTTTTTTGTACTTCTTGTGTACATTGTCATCTGAAAGTGGCAGTTTGTTCTAGATTGTCCATTTGTTTTTCAGTACCTCATACTCAAGTTGGTTGTTCTTTATGTATGAACTAAAATGAACTGTTTGACTTGCAGGGCTATTGCAATCACTTTAGATCTGGTCTTCACCCAGTGTTTGTACATTCATACACCCGAGTAGTAGGTTGAATTGCAAGAATTCCTGTCTTAAGCTATTCTTTttattgggatgtgagcattgctgacaaggccagcatttgttgcccatccctaattgcccttgagaaggtggtggtgagctgccttcttgaacctctgcagtccacctggtgcaggtgcacccatggtgctgttagggaaGGTGTTCTAGATTTTTGACCCAGTGGCGAAGGaatggatgctgtgtggcttggaggggaacttgcagatggtggtggtcccgtgtgtctgctgcccttttccttctaggtagagctcgtgggtttggaaggtgctgcctaagcagGCTTGGTGAGtcactgcagcgcatcttgtatatGCTACACACTGCCTCTATCTAGGGACATTAAGGCCAAGTGCAGTGCCCTCACTGCTGCCCATCTGAGTTTGATTTCCTCTGTACAGACTAGGCTTGTGTACGTGTACTATCTGGAAGTAATAACTCCTGTAATCCTACCATTGAGGGGAGAATATAATAATGTGGAATTATAACTGAGGATTTTGTTGGTaccttttacacccccccccccccccccccaagctaaGTTTGGTTTGCCAGTACACTCTTCTGTAGATCTCGCTGGTGCTCTATAACCAGTTTTGGGGAGCGGTTCTCCCCTGGTTCCCGGCTCCTTCGCTTCAACAAAACAGCTGCTTTTAAATACTGGGTACAATCAATCTGAGTTGCATCCTGTCAACAATGTCCACTCTTGTTACCAGAGCATTTCCCATCATTCTTGAAGTTCATGCAACTGCACCAATGATTTCCATGTTCAATTATACCAGTACAAATATTATTTTGATGTTTTTCATTTTCTTCCTCCGCCTGCACCCCCACCCTGCAAACTACCTGCTCAACTAGTGGCTGTTTTTTTTAGCATAACACAATTATACATGCTGTAATTTGCCATTTAGTAAAATCAGTTTGAATATAGTTGTACATGTAAAGTTATGTTGAGTAACTCTTGAATGTAGATTGGTGTGGTTCTGGTTGCTTTTTCCTGTAGTATGCTTACTGCCTGAGATTTGCGAAGACTTAACATTTTGGTTGGTTTAGGTGGCTACAATCGTGAGGAATGTTTAAGAACAGTAGAGTGCTATGATCCTGCAACTGATGAATGGATTTTCATTGCTCCAATGAGGACACCACGTGCACGGTTTCAGATGGCAGTGTTGATGGTAAGCGACCAGAACAAAATAACCATTCTTGGAAAAAATTTTTTTTATAAAACCTACCTGAGATTGTACCTTTTGGTAATGGCTGACAGTTTTAGATTGCTTAAAACCAATTATGCTATATTTTTTAAAACATTGTGGAAAAGCATATTTAATAACCTATGTTGTGCTTTCTAGCATTAATTTTAATCTGTCCAGATGAATTAGCTTGTATATGTGTAAGCTATTCTTTCACAtgctcctgttttttttttaaatgttccatCTTTCTAAATTCATGAAACCTGCCAGGTTCTTTTTTTCTTTGATTTTAGATGAATGTGTTTTGCCTTTTATATTGTAGGGTCAACTGTATGTAACTGGTGGATCCAATGGCCACTCAGATGAACTTTGCTGCGGTGAGACTTATAATCCAAATACTGATGATTGGACCCCCATACCAGAGCTCCGTACTAATCGTTGCAATGCAGGCAAGTGTCTAGTAACCCTTAATTCATGTAATGGCTGATTTattgataagtggctagtaactgAATTCTGGTTGGTTGTAGGTGTCTGTTCCCTGAATGGAAAGCTGTATATTGTTGGTGGCTCGGATCCATATGGACAGAAAGGACTGAAAAACTGTGATGCCTTTGACCCAGTTTCAAATACCTGGATAAATTGTGCTCCTCTAATTACACGTAAGTATAATTCTCAATGCAAAATGCAGTCTGTAACAAATGCATGGCTGTGACTTAAACATTATTTAAAAGAGCACTTTGCACTAAAATTTACTCGCAAAAGAGATTTTAGATCATGGGTTTTATATACAAAAACTTGTCATTACAAGGAAAATTGCTACTCTTACCTTTGAAATCTTTGCTATTGATTTACAAATGTTGAATATTAGGTAGACATCAAGCTGCTGTATGTGGACTGGATGGTTACCTATATGTGGCTGGAGGTGCAGAGTCTTGGAACTGTCTGAACACTGTGGAGCGCTATAATCCTGAAACCAACACCTGGACTCTGGTTTCACCCATGAATATGGCTCGCCGTGGAGCAGGGGTAGCTGTCTACGGTGGTAAGAGCAAATGCATTTTGACATTTGGAAATTGATATTTATCAGTGTGTCAACATAAGGATTAATATTTtaatgggaatggagagggaggataAGGGATGGTGCATGGTGAAGCAAATCACTTAATTATGAACTTTGTTTTTGCAAATAACTAGCCAGTTAAATGTTACTGTGCCAAAATTGAGCTTTGAACAGCAGTAAGGAAGTACTGAGTTTATAGAAAACATTTTACAGCACAAGGAGGCTGCcattttggcccattgtatctACATGGGGTCTCAAAGCTAGTtatttagttccattcccctggctTTTTCTCGAGAAACACTTAATTTTATTTTTAATCAACTTTGCTTTTTAAAAGCTATTACTCCCATTATTTTCAGGTAGGCCATTCAATATCCTAACCACCCTCTGCACATAAGGTCTGCTAGCTTCTCCTTTTTTGTTCTTTGTGGTGGTGAGATCCTCTAGTTTCAAAACTCACCATTGTAAATAGCTTTTCCCAATTTACTTTAacagaacataagaacaggagtaggtcatttaaccCCTCTGACCTGTTCCGCTATTCagtgacatcatggctgatctgaatataCCCATCTTTTGTCTGCTATTTAATAGATTTTCTTTAATCAAAAAGgtatcagttttaaaattaatttacCAAAACCCCTTGTAACTTTTGAACAGCTTGCATCTCCCCTTTTTGAATTTTGCTACTAACAAACCCATCTTCTCTAGTCTgtcctagcaccgcagcctcacagctccagcgacccgggttcaattatgggtactgcctttgcggagtttgcaagttctccctgtgaccgcgtgggttttcgccgggtgctccggtttcctcccacagccaaagacttgcaggttgatgggtaaattggccattataaaaattgcccctagtataggtaggtgaattgagggaaggtggggatgtgagagggtaatgggattaatgtaggattagtataaatgggtggttgatggtcggcacagactcggtgggccgaagggcctgtttcagtgctgtatctctaaataaaataaattaaaaaaaaaaaatacaattaaaGCCCCACAACTGTGCTATTGTAATAGAGTGCCCAAAACTAGAGTTAAGATTCTAACTGTGTGGTCTAACCAATTCTGCATAGTTTACCATTACC is a window from the Heterodontus francisci isolate sHetFra1 chromosome 8, sHetFra1.hap1, whole genome shotgun sequence genome containing:
- the ivns1abpa gene encoding influenza virus NS1A-binding protein homolog A isoform X1; amino-acid sequence: MIPNGYLVFEDENFIESSVAKLNALRKSGQFCDVRLQVCGHEMLAHRAVLACCSPYLFEIFNNDSDPHGFSHVKFDDLNPAAVEILMNYAYTAQLKADKELVKDVYSAAKKLKMDRVRQVCGDYILSRMDVQNCISYRNFASQMGDTRLLGQIDSCIQENLLEISEQDEFLKLPRLKLEVILEDNVSLPSNGKVYTKVISWVQRSIWENGKNLEELMEEVQTLYYSADHKLLDGNVLDGQAEVFGIDDDHIQFVQKKSPRENSYRQMHSSSSGNLCTQMHTNKDEWKIIASEKTSCTTYLCLAVLNGVLCVIFLHGRNSPHSSPVSTPCLIKSISFEVQAEDDDDKLLPPMQYARSGLGAAELNGKLIVAGGYNREECLRTVECYDPATDEWIFIAPMRTPRARFQMAVLMGQLYVTGGSNGHSDELCCGETYNPNTDDWTPIPELRTNRCNAGVCSLNGKLYIVGGSDPYGQKGLKNCDAFDPVSNTWINCAPLITRRHQAAVCGLDGYLYVAGGAESWNCLNTVERYNPETNTWTLVSPMNMARRGAGVAVYGGRIFAVGGFDGTHALSCVEMFDPAKNEWKMMGSMTSARSNAGVAAVNGLLYAVGGFDGNEFLNNVEVYNPETNEWSPYTKTNMSSL